In a single window of the Pyrococcus sp. NA2 genome:
- the thiC gene encoding phosphomethylpyrimidine synthase ThiC — protein sequence MTQIEDAKRGVITEEMKFIAEREGIDPEKLRKLVAKGYTVIFRNKVHDWVKPVAVGKGVRVKINANIGTSRDIINVKEEIEKAKVAVKYGADTIMDLSTGGDLDEIRRRIMKAVDVPVGTVPIYQAAEEMLAKGKAIIEMSEDDMWNAVEKHFKDGVDFATIHVGVTKEVVEKMKRVKRIVGMVSRGGTFLAAWILHWGKENPFYKDYEYLLELAKEYDVVLSLGDGLRPGGLPDSGDELQISELYTLGRLVKKAREFGVQTMVEGPGHVPIDQIPAQIRLMKIATDNAPVYVLGPIVTDIFPGYDHIAAAIGGAIAALNGADFLCYVTPAEHLGLPTVEHVKEGVIATKIAAHAVNLTRFEDDYKWDYEMSLARGALNWGRQYELAFDKEKFLEIRKKRPTKSEGCSMCGELCAIKIIQGMLRMTNK from the coding sequence ATGACCCAGATTGAGGATGCAAAAAGAGGTGTCATAACAGAGGAGATGAAGTTCATTGCCGAAAGGGAGGGAATCGATCCAGAGAAACTCAGAAAGTTAGTTGCCAAGGGATACACCGTGATATTTAGGAACAAAGTTCATGACTGGGTTAAACCCGTTGCCGTTGGAAAGGGAGTTAGGGTTAAGATCAACGCTAACATAGGCACTTCCAGGGATATAATAAACGTTAAGGAAGAGATAGAGAAGGCAAAAGTCGCCGTGAAGTATGGAGCCGACACAATAATGGATCTATCAACGGGTGGAGATTTAGATGAGATAAGGAGGAGGATAATGAAGGCCGTAGACGTTCCAGTTGGAACGGTTCCCATATATCAGGCGGCTGAAGAAATGTTGGCAAAAGGAAAGGCGATAATAGAGATGAGCGAAGATGACATGTGGAATGCCGTTGAAAAGCACTTCAAAGATGGAGTGGACTTTGCAACGATCCACGTGGGAGTCACCAAGGAAGTAGTTGAAAAGATGAAGAGGGTGAAAAGGATTGTCGGAATGGTCTCAAGGGGAGGAACATTCCTAGCTGCATGGATTCTTCATTGGGGAAAGGAGAACCCATTTTACAAGGATTATGAGTACTTGCTGGAATTGGCAAAGGAATATGACGTTGTTCTAAGCCTGGGAGATGGGCTAAGGCCGGGAGGCTTGCCTGATTCTGGAGATGAGCTACAGATATCCGAGCTATACACCCTTGGAAGACTCGTGAAGAAAGCTAGAGAATTCGGCGTTCAAACGATGGTGGAAGGTCCAGGACATGTTCCCATAGACCAGATCCCAGCTCAAATAAGGCTCATGAAAATTGCAACGGATAACGCTCCAGTTTACGTTTTAGGCCCCATAGTCACGGACATATTCCCTGGATATGATCACATAGCTGCGGCAATTGGAGGGGCCATTGCGGCATTAAATGGAGCTGATTTCTTGTGCTATGTAACTCCAGCCGAACACCTCGGACTTCCAACCGTGGAACACGTGAAAGAGGGAGTGATTGCAACGAAGATTGCTGCCCACGCAGTGAATCTCACAAGATTTGAAGATGATTATAAGTGGGACTATGAAATGAGCCTCGCAAGGGGAGCGTTGAACTGGGGAAGGCAGTATGAACTGGCATTTGATAAAGAGAAGTTCCTGGAGATAAGGAAGAAGAGACCAACAAAGAGTGAGGGCTGTTCCATGTGTGGTGAACTCTGTGCAATAAAGATAATCCAAGGGATGCTAAGGATGACGAATAAGTGA
- the malP gene encoding maltodextrin phosphorylase: MKVDNSIKEKILSKLPENLTKLADLAYNYWWSWDPKAMKLWQKIDEEHWREYKNPVKLLLETPESRLRSLARDDSFLDLYELVIERFEDYMKESSTWFSTNYPGWDKPIIYLCMEYGIGKSLPIYSGGLGILAGDHLKTASDLGLPLIAIGLLYKHGYFKQEIDREGRQIEKFPEYNIREMPLRQVLDNDGSPLLVDVPIEDRIVKARVFLVDVGRVKLYLLDTDVPENSEEDRKICDYLYNAEPEKRIKQEILLGIGGMRLLKKLEIEPGVIHLNEGHPAFANFERIRWFLERGLSFSEALEVVRGTSVFTTHTPVPAGHDVFPIDFVREKLRAFLNGLPEEEFLSLGRVNETDPNFNMTVLAIRTSNFVNAVSKLHAKVTREMWKNLWPGVPQDEIPIEAITNGVHTPTWVNENLAKLYDIYLGKMWREHVNLEGIWYAIERIPDDELWEAHLKAKRELIELIRRKIMKRNERLGIDEPLPDIDENALIIGFARRFATYKRAILLFTDLERLKRIINNPERPVYIIFGGKAHPMDAEGKEYLRRVYEVSQMPEFKGKIILIENYDLGSARILISGVDVWLNTPRRPLEASGTSGMKAGLNGVVNLSTFDGWWVEGYNGRNGWVIGDATLEPESEEDDYLDAMSLYDLLENVVIPTYYENREAWIRLMKESIKSIAPRFSTYRMLKEYMTKFYSRAMEMGIYLSRDGFKWAKELAKWKEKIRKEWSNVEIEEVKVENGTVNVTIRLGNLSPDDVRVELYYGVKGDGKIAEPYTVELRSVAKLEDGRYLYIYSGKALKYLNNGCWHYSIRVYAYHPMIPGKFLLGGYIKWKDIKEG; encoded by the coding sequence ATGAAAGTTGACAACTCAATAAAAGAGAAAATACTCAGCAAGTTGCCTGAAAATTTGACAAAGCTCGCTGATTTAGCATACAATTACTGGTGGAGTTGGGATCCTAAAGCCATGAAGCTGTGGCAAAAGATAGATGAGGAACACTGGAGGGAGTACAAGAACCCAGTAAAATTACTACTCGAAACTCCAGAGTCAAGGTTAAGGAGCCTTGCAAGAGATGATAGTTTCCTTGACTTGTACGAATTGGTTATCGAGCGATTCGAAGATTACATGAAGGAGAGCTCAACATGGTTTTCAACTAACTATCCGGGTTGGGACAAGCCAATAATATACCTCTGTATGGAATATGGGATTGGAAAGAGCTTACCGATATACTCTGGTGGATTGGGAATACTCGCTGGAGACCACTTAAAGACGGCAAGTGACCTTGGTTTGCCCCTAATAGCTATAGGCCTATTGTACAAGCATGGTTATTTTAAGCAAGAAATAGATAGGGAAGGTCGGCAGATAGAGAAATTCCCGGAATACAACATAAGGGAAATGCCCTTGAGACAAGTACTTGACAATGATGGTTCTCCTCTCCTCGTTGATGTTCCAATAGAGGATAGGATTGTTAAGGCGAGAGTATTCCTTGTCGATGTTGGAAGGGTAAAACTCTATCTCCTCGATACCGATGTTCCCGAGAATTCCGAGGAGGACAGAAAGATATGTGACTACCTATACAATGCCGAACCAGAGAAGAGGATAAAACAGGAGATACTGTTGGGAATTGGGGGAATGAGATTATTAAAGAAATTGGAAATTGAACCTGGAGTTATTCACCTGAATGAGGGACATCCAGCCTTTGCCAATTTTGAGAGGATAAGATGGTTCCTTGAGAGAGGATTGTCATTCAGTGAGGCACTGGAGGTCGTTAGAGGAACAAGTGTATTCACAACCCACACTCCAGTCCCGGCTGGTCACGACGTGTTTCCAATAGATTTTGTCCGCGAAAAGTTGAGAGCCTTCTTAAATGGTTTACCCGAAGAGGAGTTCTTAAGCCTAGGTAGAGTCAATGAGACTGATCCAAACTTTAATATGACTGTATTAGCTATAAGAACGTCGAATTTTGTCAATGCCGTTAGTAAATTGCATGCAAAGGTAACAAGAGAAATGTGGAAGAACTTATGGCCAGGAGTGCCCCAGGATGAAATACCAATAGAGGCGATAACAAATGGTGTTCACACGCCAACCTGGGTGAATGAAAATCTCGCGAAGCTGTACGACATATACCTTGGAAAGATGTGGAGAGAGCATGTAAACCTTGAAGGAATATGGTATGCCATTGAGAGAATTCCAGACGATGAGCTCTGGGAAGCCCATCTGAAAGCTAAGAGGGAACTCATAGAGTTGATTAGAAGGAAGATCATGAAGAGGAATGAAAGACTTGGAATTGATGAGCCACTTCCCGATATTGATGAAAATGCACTAATAATTGGATTCGCGAGAAGATTTGCCACGTACAAGAGAGCGATACTATTATTCACAGACCTGGAGAGATTAAAGAGAATAATCAACAATCCCGAAAGGCCAGTGTACATAATCTTTGGAGGAAAGGCGCATCCAATGGATGCTGAGGGAAAAGAGTATCTGAGAAGAGTGTATGAAGTGTCTCAGATGCCGGAGTTCAAAGGGAAGATAATTTTGATAGAGAATTATGACCTCGGATCGGCAAGGATTTTAATTTCTGGAGTTGATGTGTGGCTTAACACTCCAAGAAGACCCTTAGAAGCAAGTGGAACCAGTGGAATGAAGGCTGGATTGAATGGGGTTGTGAACTTAAGCACGTTTGACGGCTGGTGGGTTGAAGGATACAACGGAAGGAATGGCTGGGTAATCGGGGATGCAACCTTAGAGCCAGAGAGTGAGGAAGACGACTACTTGGATGCAATGAGCCTGTATGATCTCCTCGAGAACGTCGTTATTCCAACATATTATGAAAATAGAGAGGCATGGATAAGGTTAATGAAGGAGAGCATAAAGAGCATAGCTCCAAGGTTCAGCACTTATAGAATGCTCAAGGAATATATGACAAAGTTCTACTCTAGGGCAATGGAGATGGGAATCTACTTATCAAGGGATGGATTTAAGTGGGCCAAGGAGCTTGCCAAATGGAAAGAGAAAATCAGAAAAGAGTGGAGCAACGTTGAGATAGAGGAGGTAAAAGTTGAGAACGGGACTGTAAATGTAACAATAAGACTAGGTAACTTAAGCCCGGATGATGTGAGGGTGGAGCTTTACTATGGCGTTAAGGGAGATGGGAAGATAGCTGAACCCTACACCGTTGAGCTTAGAAGTGTCGCGAAACTTGAAGATGGAAGATACCTTTACATATATTCCGGGAAAGCGTTAAAGTACTTGAACAATGGATGTTGGCACTATTCAATAAGGGTCTACGCATATCATCCAATGATTCCAGGGAAGTTCCTGTTGGGTGGGTACATAAAGTGGAAAGATATAAAAGAGGGCTAG
- a CDS encoding slipin family protein produces the protein MILPTNFFVTAIILLFILIFLASAIKIVKEYERAVIFRLGRVVGARGPGLFFIIPIFEKAVIVDLRTQVLDVPVQETITKDNVPVRVNAVVYFRVVDPVKAVTQVKNYIMATSQISQTTLRSVIGQAHLDELLSERDKLNMQLQRIIDEATDPWGIKVTAVEIKDVELPAGMQRAMAKQAEAERERRARITLAEAERQAAEKLREAAEIISEHPMALQLRTLQTISDVASDKSNVIVLMLPMEMLKLFKSLADAAEAYVKKEKES, from the coding sequence ATGATACTTCCAACGAACTTTTTCGTTACCGCAATAATTTTATTATTTATCCTTATCTTCCTGGCTAGTGCCATTAAGATCGTTAAAGAGTACGAGAGGGCAGTGATCTTTAGACTTGGAAGAGTGGTAGGAGCTAGAGGTCCTGGATTGTTCTTCATAATCCCAATCTTCGAGAAAGCCGTGATCGTTGACTTAAGAACTCAAGTCTTAGATGTGCCAGTTCAGGAAACGATAACCAAGGATAACGTTCCAGTTAGAGTCAACGCCGTCGTCTACTTCAGGGTAGTTGATCCCGTAAAGGCCGTTACCCAGGTTAAGAACTACATAATGGCAACATCTCAGATATCTCAGACAACACTGAGAAGCGTCATCGGTCAAGCACATCTCGATGAGCTACTCAGTGAGAGAGACAAATTGAACATGCAACTTCAGAGGATAATAGATGAGGCAACTGATCCTTGGGGGATCAAGGTTACGGCGGTTGAGATCAAGGATGTAGAGTTGCCAGCAGGAATGCAGAGAGCAATGGCAAAGCAGGCCGAGGCCGAAAGAGAGAGAAGGGCAAGAATTACCCTGGCCGAAGCTGAGAGACAGGCTGCAGAGAAGCTCAGGGAAGCTGCTGAGATAATAAGCGAGCATCCGATGGCACTACAGCTCAGAACACTACAAACTATAAGTGACGTTGCAAGCGATAAGAGCAATGTTATAGTTCTAATGCTACCTATGGAGATGCTAAAGCTGTTTAAGAGTTTGGCAGATGCTGCTGAAGCTTATGTAAAGAAAGAGAAGGAGAGCTAG
- a CDS encoding NAD(P)/FAD-dependent oxidoreductase — MRIVVIGSGTAGSNFALFMRKLDRKAEIIVIGKEPTMQYSPCALPHVISGTIEKPEDVIVFPNEFYEKQKIKMMLGVEAKKIDRERKVVITDKGEVPYDKLVIATGSKAFVPPIKGVENEGVFTLKSLDDVRKIKRYIEERKPKKAVVIGAGLIGLEGAEAFAKLGMEVLVVELLEHLLPTMLDKDMAKIVQEEMEKHGVKFRFGIGVSEIIGSPVEAVKIGEETVGADIVLVATGVRANVDLAKDAGLEVNRGIVVNEHLQTSDPDIYAIGDCAEVFDAVTGKRTLSQLGTSAVRMAKVAAEHIAGKDVKFRPVFNTAITELFGIEIGTFGMTEERAKREGIDVVVGKFKGSTKPEYYPGGKPITVKLIFRKEDRRLIGAQIVGGERVWGRIMTLSALAQKGATVEDVAYLETAYAPPISPTIDPITVAAEMAMRKFK, encoded by the coding sequence ATGAGAATCGTCGTCATAGGATCTGGAACCGCAGGGAGCAATTTTGCACTGTTCATGAGAAAGCTCGACAGGAAGGCCGAGATAATAGTTATAGGGAAGGAACCAACGATGCAGTACTCTCCCTGTGCCCTTCCTCACGTTATAAGTGGAACTATAGAGAAGCCAGAAGATGTGATAGTGTTCCCAAATGAGTTCTATGAGAAGCAGAAAATAAAGATGATGCTTGGAGTTGAGGCGAAGAAGATCGACAGGGAAAGGAAAGTGGTGATAACCGATAAGGGGGAGGTTCCATACGATAAGCTTGTAATCGCAACCGGTTCAAAGGCCTTCGTCCCCCCAATAAAAGGTGTGGAGAATGAAGGCGTGTTTACACTGAAGAGCCTCGATGACGTTAGGAAAATTAAGAGGTACATAGAGGAAAGGAAGCCAAAGAAAGCAGTTGTTATTGGAGCTGGTCTCATAGGTCTAGAGGGCGCTGAAGCGTTTGCAAAGCTCGGAATGGAGGTTCTAGTCGTTGAGTTACTAGAGCATCTACTACCAACGATGCTCGACAAGGACATGGCAAAGATAGTCCAGGAGGAGATGGAGAAGCATGGAGTTAAGTTCAGATTCGGAATTGGAGTCAGTGAGATCATCGGGAGTCCAGTAGAGGCTGTAAAGATTGGAGAGGAAACGGTTGGCGCTGACATTGTTCTCGTTGCCACGGGAGTTAGGGCAAACGTCGACCTTGCAAAGGATGCTGGGTTAGAAGTTAACAGGGGAATCGTAGTCAATGAGCACCTTCAGACAAGCGATCCAGATATCTACGCAATAGGTGATTGTGCTGAAGTCTTCGATGCCGTAACTGGGAAGAGAACTCTAAGCCAACTTGGCACTTCAGCTGTGAGAATGGCCAAGGTTGCAGCTGAGCATATAGCTGGAAAGGATGTTAAGTTTAGACCCGTCTTCAACACGGCCATTACAGAGCTGTTTGGCATTGAGATAGGAACGTTTGGAATGACCGAAGAGAGGGCAAAGAGAGAGGGAATAGATGTCGTCGTTGGAAAGTTCAAGGGCTCAACAAAGCCTGAATACTACCCAGGTGGAAAGCCGATAACGGTAAAGCTCATCTTCAGGAAGGAAGACAGAAGATTAATTGGAGCCCAGATAGTCGGAGGAGAGCGTGTCTGGGGTAGAATAATGACACTATCGGCACTGGCACAAAAAGGAGCTACAGTGGAAGATGTAGCTTACCTCGAAACTGCGTACGCTCCACCAATAAGCCCAACCATAGATCCAATAACCGTTGCCGCAGAGATGGCGATGAGGAAGTTCAAGTAA
- a CDS encoding nodulation protein NfeD: MGKKILLFIVLLTLVASPSLASNVVYVAQIRGQITSYTYDQFDRYITIAEENNARAIIIELDTPGGRADAMMNIIQRIQQAKVPVIVFVYPPGAIAASAGTYIALGSHLIAMAPGTSIGACRPILGYAQNGSIIQAPPKIVNHYIAYIKSLAQESGRNVTIAEKFITEDLSLTPEEALKYGVIEVIARDVNELLEKANGMKTKIPVNGKYVTLNFTNVEVKYINPSFKDKLITYITDPNVAYLLLTLGIWALIIGFLTPGWHVPETIGAIMVILAIIGFGYFGYNSAGILLIIVAMLFFVAEALTPTFGLFTVAGLITFIIGGILLFGGGEEYLVRSEVFSQLRILIVVVGIILAAFFAFGMAAVIRAHRRKARTGKEEMIGLVGTVVEDLNPEGMIKVRGELWKARSKYGRKIEKGEKVRVVDMDGLTLIVVKEGGER; the protein is encoded by the coding sequence ATGGGAAAGAAAATTCTCCTGTTCATTGTTCTCTTAACCCTTGTGGCCTCCCCAAGTTTAGCCTCCAATGTTGTCTACGTTGCTCAAATTAGGGGCCAAATAACCTCCTACACATACGACCAGTTCGACAGGTACATAACTATAGCCGAGGAGAACAACGCTAGGGCAATAATAATTGAGCTGGACACTCCAGGAGGAAGAGCTGATGCAATGATGAACATAATCCAGAGGATTCAGCAGGCAAAAGTTCCCGTAATAGTCTTCGTTTACCCTCCAGGAGCAATAGCAGCATCTGCCGGAACTTACATAGCCCTCGGTTCTCATCTAATAGCCATGGCCCCAGGAACGAGCATTGGGGCATGCAGACCAATTCTAGGTTACGCCCAGAACGGTTCAATAATCCAGGCTCCTCCCAAGATAGTGAACCACTACATAGCTTACATAAAGAGCCTCGCCCAGGAAAGTGGAAGAAACGTGACGATAGCAGAGAAATTCATAACCGAGGATTTGAGCTTAACCCCGGAGGAAGCGTTGAAGTATGGGGTCATCGAGGTTATAGCTAGAGACGTCAACGAGCTATTGGAGAAGGCCAACGGAATGAAGACTAAAATCCCCGTCAACGGAAAATACGTGACCCTCAACTTTACCAACGTTGAGGTAAAGTACATAAATCCATCCTTTAAGGACAAGTTGATAACCTACATCACAGATCCAAACGTTGCTTACCTCCTCCTCACTCTCGGAATATGGGCCCTGATAATTGGTTTCCTAACTCCAGGATGGCATGTTCCAGAGACTATTGGGGCGATAATGGTAATACTAGCGATAATAGGCTTCGGATACTTTGGCTATAATTCGGCGGGAATACTGCTCATAATAGTTGCGATGCTGTTCTTCGTAGCGGAAGCACTAACACCCACTTTTGGCCTCTTCACTGTTGCTGGGCTTATAACATTCATTATAGGTGGCATATTACTCTTTGGAGGTGGTGAAGAGTACCTCGTGAGGAGTGAAGTCTTCTCCCAGCTGAGGATCCTCATAGTTGTTGTAGGAATAATACTAGCTGCATTCTTCGCATTTGGTATGGCAGCCGTCATAAGGGCACACAGAAGAAAGGCCAGAACAGGAAAAGAGGAGATGATAGGATTAGTTGGAACTGTTGTTGAAGATTTGAACCCGGAAGGGATGATTAAGGTTAGGGGGGAGCTCTGGAAGGCTAGAAGTAAATACGGTAGAAAGATTGAAAAGGGGGAAAAGGTTAGGGTTGTTGATATGGACGGGCTTACCCTCATAGTTGTTAAGGAAGGTGGTGAAAGATGA
- a CDS encoding DUF835 domain-containing protein, which produces MSIWTQLLLGTPLLVVYVILFYHYYVYDFEPLLYYALSFLAFGIGVMIKGAYLASLAFFSSTYLIATVRSLNDQKMRILVYVSPVPLATYIFFIHNEVLVLLTISATLILSGLLLTLKRNLRIIGYLTIIASILIILGNYVSLMLYMLSPFMVGLGYLLITTFNIDLIRVPVDIRERFELKPGVMFLPTSPKEILDVALVFSKNPGKGKRWFWITKVKEEKSNTIEPTNLPKILDLAIRYMKKGGVVVIDCLEYLIIENGFEAVLRFLAQLRDHAILNNSTVIIVGNLEGLSKREVALLKRSLGEENV; this is translated from the coding sequence ATGAGTATTTGGACTCAATTGCTTCTTGGAACTCCTCTCCTTGTCGTGTACGTGATCCTCTTTTATCATTATTATGTGTATGATTTTGAACCTTTACTCTACTATGCTCTTTCATTTCTGGCCTTTGGGATTGGAGTGATGATCAAAGGAGCATATCTAGCAAGTTTAGCCTTCTTCTCTTCCACTTACCTAATTGCGACTGTTAGATCACTTAATGACCAAAAAATGAGGATATTAGTCTACGTTTCTCCAGTTCCATTGGCAACATACATCTTTTTCATCCATAATGAGGTTCTAGTACTCTTGACTATTTCTGCAACCCTTATACTCTCTGGACTGCTTTTGACATTGAAGAGAAACCTCAGAATTATTGGTTACTTGACGATAATTGCCTCTATCCTAATAATCCTTGGCAATTATGTCTCCCTGATGTTGTATATGCTTTCTCCTTTTATGGTTGGTTTGGGGTATTTATTAATTACAACGTTCAATATAGACTTGATTAGGGTTCCCGTCGATATTAGGGAGAGATTTGAATTGAAGCCTGGAGTTATGTTCCTCCCTACATCTCCAAAAGAGATCCTTGATGTAGCGTTAGTGTTTTCGAAAAATCCTGGTAAGGGGAAGAGGTGGTTTTGGATAACAAAGGTTAAGGAGGAGAAATCTAACACAATAGAACCAACTAACTTGCCAAAGATACTTGATCTAGCAATAAGATATATGAAGAAGGGTGGAGTTGTGGTGATTGATTGTCTCGAGTATTTAATCATTGAAAACGGGTTTGAGGCAGTGTTAAGGTTTTTAGCCCAGTTAAGGGATCACGCAATACTTAACAATTCCACCGTAATAATAGTGGGGAACCTTGAGGGGCTCTCTAAGAGGGAGGTGGCACTACTAAAGAGAAGCTTGGGTGAGGAAAATGTTTGA
- a CDS encoding amidohydrolase family protein, producing MLLKNGLVLYGSDYKLIRADILIDGNKIMEIKKNINKSADTVIDASNSLIIPAFVNSHTHSPMVILRGLAEDVPLMEWLQNYIWPVERKLKAKDIYWGAKLALLEMAHSGISTFVDMYFHMEEVAKATLEVGLRGFLGYGMIDLGDEEKMKAEVKETEKLYKFISGLNSPLINFILAPHAPYTCSLECLKWVAEKSKEWNSLITIHLSETKEEVRITKEKYGQTPVEVLKTVGLLNERLIAAHGIWLTERDIDLLSSSGTTIVHCPASNMKLGSGIIRLRDLLDNGINVALGTDGAASNNTLDMIREMRLASLLQKVHTLNPAIIKSEEIFKMATWNGAKALGLKAGLIEEGYLADLAIINLKKPHLVPLNSPLSAILFSAKSGDVDTLIVNGKIIMLDGEVLTVDEEKVVDRFLGVNIE from the coding sequence ATATTGCTAAAAAATGGGCTAGTTCTTTATGGATCAGACTATAAATTAATCAGGGCAGACATCCTTATAGATGGGAATAAGATTATGGAGATTAAGAAGAACATCAATAAGTCGGCGGATACAGTTATTGATGCATCAAATTCTCTCATTATTCCGGCCTTTGTAAATTCACACACTCATTCTCCCATGGTCATCTTAAGGGGATTAGCTGAGGATGTTCCTCTAATGGAGTGGTTACAAAATTATATATGGCCTGTTGAGAGAAAGTTAAAGGCTAAAGATATATATTGGGGTGCCAAGCTTGCTCTTCTCGAGATGGCACATTCTGGGATTTCAACTTTCGTTGACATGTACTTTCACATGGAGGAAGTGGCTAAGGCCACATTGGAGGTAGGTCTTCGGGGATTCCTGGGATATGGAATGATAGATCTTGGTGATGAAGAAAAGATGAAAGCTGAGGTTAAAGAGACGGAAAAGCTGTACAAATTCATAAGTGGCTTGAATTCACCTCTCATTAATTTTATACTAGCTCCTCACGCCCCCTATACATGCTCTCTCGAGTGTCTTAAATGGGTTGCTGAGAAGTCGAAGGAGTGGAATTCCCTAATAACAATCCACCTGTCTGAAACGAAGGAGGAAGTGAGGATAACCAAGGAAAAGTATGGACAAACGCCCGTCGAAGTTCTTAAGACTGTTGGTCTACTTAATGAGAGACTGATAGCTGCTCATGGGATTTGGTTAACGGAGAGGGATATTGATCTGTTATCCTCTTCAGGCACGACTATAGTTCATTGTCCTGCAAGTAACATGAAACTTGGAAGTGGCATTATTAGACTGAGAGACTTATTGGACAATGGAATAAATGTCGCCCTTGGCACTGATGGTGCAGCTAGCAACAATACTCTTGACATGATTAGAGAAATGAGACTTGCATCACTCTTACAAAAAGTTCACACACTGAATCCCGCAATAATTAAGTCAGAGGAGATATTCAAGATGGCAACATGGAACGGTGCAAAAGCCCTAGGATTAAAAGCCGGGTTGATAGAAGAAGGATATCTAGCTGATTTAGCGATAATAAATCTAAAAAAACCCCATTTAGTTCCTCTAAACTCTCCTCTCTCGGCTATACTCTTCAGTGCAAAGAGTGGTGACGTTGATACACTGATTGTGAATGGTAAGATCATAATGCTAGATGGAGAAGTGTTGACTGTGGATGAGGAGAAAGTTGTGGATAGGTTTCTAGGGGTGAACATTGAATGA
- a CDS encoding [protein ADP-ribosylglutamate] hydrolase: MFEVVKGDITKFRADVIVNAANKYLEHGGGVAYAIAKAAAGDVSEYIRISKEEMKKQVGKDWIDHGEVVVTPPLRLAENGVKHVIHTVGPYCGGIWDEDKKEKLRLAILGALKKADELGAKSIAFPAISAGIYGCPLREVVKTFKEVVEEFLKMSKNLKDVYLVLYSERDYRAALEALEEGGS; the protein is encoded by the coding sequence ATGTTTGAGGTTGTAAAGGGAGACATAACAAAATTTAGGGCTGACGTCATAGTTAATGCTGCGAACAAATACCTTGAACACGGAGGAGGAGTCGCATATGCAATAGCGAAGGCAGCAGCTGGCGATGTTTCTGAATACATAAGAATAAGTAAAGAGGAAATGAAAAAACAGGTAGGAAAAGACTGGATAGATCATGGGGAAGTTGTTGTGACTCCTCCCTTGAGATTAGCTGAGAATGGAGTTAAACACGTTATACACACGGTTGGTCCTTACTGTGGTGGCATCTGGGATGAAGATAAAAAGGAAAAACTGAGACTTGCAATACTTGGAGCTCTGAAAAAAGCCGATGAACTTGGAGCTAAAAGTATAGCATTTCCAGCGATTAGTGCTGGTATTTATGGTTGTCCCTTAAGGGAAGTCGTCAAAACATTTAAGGAAGTTGTTGAGGAATTCCTAAAAATGTCTAAAAATTTGAAGGACGTCTATTTAGTTTTATATTCGGAGAGAGATTACAGGGCAGCTCTCGAAGCCCTTGAAGAAGGTGGAAGCTAA